A region from the Beduinella massiliensis genome encodes:
- a CDS encoding phosphoribosyltransferase family protein produces MLRDWKTALFSLLFPMETRCIACGNPIERGEMCPLCAHAWEAALPAAQAPQVEGADWTACGLPYEPVVRGAIHRYKFECVRAASVALADPMIRLLPGDVDGLVPVPLHKRRERWRGFNQARLLCERIAQSRGVQVVDALERKRSTHEQAKLDASERAENVRGSIRACMDVTGLRLVVVDDVVTTGSTAAECVRALKTAGAAWVGVLCAAHPRQAD; encoded by the coding sequence GTGCTGCGGGATTGGAAGACGGCGCTGTTCTCCCTTCTGTTTCCGATGGAGACGCGCTGCATCGCCTGCGGAAATCCGATCGAGCGGGGTGAAATGTGCCCGCTCTGCGCGCATGCGTGGGAGGCGGCGCTTCCTGCGGCGCAGGCCCCGCAGGTCGAGGGCGCCGACTGGACGGCGTGCGGGCTTCCCTATGAACCGGTTGTGCGCGGCGCGATTCATCGCTACAAGTTTGAATGCGTGCGCGCGGCTTCGGTGGCGCTGGCCGACCCGATGATCCGGCTGCTGCCGGGGGATGTGGATGGGCTTGTGCCCGTACCGCTGCATAAGCGGCGGGAACGCTGGCGCGGCTTTAATCAGGCGCGGCTGCTCTGCGAGCGCATCGCGCAGTCGCGCGGTGTACAGGTGGTGGACGCCCTGGAGCGAAAACGCAGCACGCACGAACAGGCCAAATTGGACGCCAGCGAGCGCGCTGAAAACGTAAGGGGCAGCATTCGTGCCTGTATGGACGTCACGGGTCTGCGGCTGGTTGTCGTGGACGACGTGGTGACGACGGGATCGACAGCTGCGGAGTGCGTGCGCGCGCTCAAGACGGCTGGTGCGGCGTGGGTGGGCGTGCTGTGCGCAGCGCACCCGAGGCAGGCGGACTAG
- a CDS encoding LysR family transcriptional regulator codes for MEIRVLRYFLEVAREGNITKAAAFLHISQPTLSRQLKDLEDELGKKLFVRSNYSIRLTDEGMLLRKRAEDILDMVDKTTDEFKSLDEITGGDIRIGCAESENFKYFVYAAKSLNAKYPNIRYHLYSSATDSVTDRLERGLLDFAIIVQSVDLSKYNYLSVPSNDIWGVLMRKDDPMAERAHIRLDDLIGKPLICSRQSLTEEMPKWLGEDLDKLNIVATYDLLFNASVMAREGLGYVLGFSNLIYTGKDSTLCFRPLEPPLESPMHIIWKKYQVFSPVASLFLEAIQKQFGIGKFDIK; via the coding sequence ATGGAAATTCGCGTATTACGTTATTTTTTAGAAGTTGCAAGAGAAGGTAATATTACAAAAGCAGCCGCATTCCTTCACATTTCACAGCCGACCCTTTCCCGTCAGCTTAAGGATTTGGAGGATGAGTTGGGAAAAAAGCTCTTTGTGCGAAGCAATTACAGTATCAGGCTCACGGATGAGGGGATGCTGCTTCGCAAACGCGCAGAGGATATTTTGGATATGGTCGATAAAACGACCGATGAATTTAAGTCTCTAGACGAAATCACAGGGGGCGATATTCGGATTGGCTGTGCGGAATCTGAGAACTTCAAATACTTCGTCTACGCGGCGAAGTCTTTAAACGCGAAATACCCAAATATTCGTTATCATCTGTATAGTAGCGCCACTGACAGCGTGACTGATCGTCTGGAACGGGGACTTTTAGATTTTGCAATCATTGTGCAAAGCGTGGATCTGTCAAAATACAACTATCTTTCCGTTCCGTCTAATGATATATGGGGTGTTCTAATGAGGAAAGATGATCCTATGGCGGAAAGAGCACATATCCGGCTAGACGATCTGATCGGCAAACCTCTCATCTGCTCCCGGCAAAGCCTGACGGAAGAAATGCCAAAGTGGTTGGGGGAGGATTTGGATAAGCTCAATATCGTAGCCACCTATGACTTGTTGTTTAATGCATCCGTCATGGCAAGAGAGGGATTGGGGTATGTTCTGGGATTTAGCAACCTGATTTACACAGGCAAGGACAGCACCCTTTGCTTTAGGCCATTGGAACCACCTCTGGAATCTCCAATGCACATTATCTGGAAAAAATATCAGGTTTTTTCGCCAGTGGCCTCTCTTTTTCTAGAAGCAATACAGAAGCAATTTGGAATTGGAAAGTTCGACATAAAATAG
- a CDS encoding aldo/keto reductase has translation MIYKQFQEKRLSALGLGAMRLPVINEDEAVIDETAAGEMVAYAMEQGINYYDTAWSYHDGNSETVMGKLLGKYPRESFYLATKFPGYDLSNMDKVESIFEKQLEKCCVSCFDFYLLHNVCEMNIDAYLNPRHEIMEYLLRQKENGRIRHLGFSAHGSTAVIQRFLKQYGAHMEFGQLQLNYLDWNFQGAKEKAELLNTHHIPIWVMEPLRGGKLAALDAQAEAILKTLRPQECIPAWAFRFLQSIPGVTMVLSGMSDFAQVQQNVQTFAAEKPLNESEMAALLSIAKDLTRKIVLPCTACHYCVSHCPKGLDIPSLLGLYNEHCFTGGGFIAPMALMAVPEEKRPAACIGCRSCEAVCPQQIKISDAMKDFCEKLR, from the coding sequence ATGATTTATAAACAGTTTCAAGAAAAGCGTCTTTCCGCCTTGGGTTTGGGGGCTATGCGATTGCCAGTTATTAACGAGGATGAGGCCGTGATTGACGAGACGGCCGCCGGTGAGATGGTCGCTTACGCGATGGAGCAGGGTATCAACTATTACGACACCGCATGGAGTTACCACGATGGGAACTCCGAAACTGTTATGGGAAAGCTCCTTGGAAAATATCCAAGAGAATCGTTTTACCTCGCGACTAAATTCCCCGGATATGACCTTTCCAACATGGACAAAGTGGAATCAATCTTTGAAAAGCAGTTGGAAAAATGTTGCGTTTCGTGCTTTGACTTCTACCTATTACACAATGTCTGTGAAATGAACATCGATGCCTATTTGAATCCCCGGCATGAAATCATGGAGTATTTACTACGGCAGAAAGAAAATGGACGCATCCGGCACCTGGGCTTTTCCGCACACGGCAGCACCGCAGTCATCCAAAGATTTTTAAAACAGTATGGAGCACACATGGAGTTTGGGCAACTGCAACTGAACTATTTGGACTGGAATTTTCAAGGGGCAAAAGAAAAGGCCGAACTGCTAAATACGCACCACATTCCCATATGGGTCATGGAGCCGTTGCGTGGCGGAAAACTGGCTGCACTGGATGCTCAGGCCGAAGCAATTCTCAAGACCCTGCGCCCGCAAGAGTGCATTCCCGCCTGGGCTTTTCGTTTCCTGCAATCCATTCCCGGCGTAACTATGGTTCTTTCGGGTATGTCGGACTTTGCGCAGGTCCAGCAGAACGTTCAGACCTTTGCCGCGGAGAAGCCCCTGAACGAATCCGAGATGGCTGCGCTGCTCTCCATTGCCAAAGATCTGACACGAAAGATTGTACTTCCTTGCACCGCCTGCCATTACTGTGTGAGCCATTGTCCAAAAGGGCTGGATATACCGTCGTTGCTGGGACTATACAATGAACATTGCTTTACCGGCGGCGGCTTTATCGCGCCGATGGCGCTTATGGCGGTGCCGGAAGAAAAGCGCCCCGCTGCATGTATCGGTTGTCGGAGTTGTGAGGCTGTATGCCCGCAGCAAATCAAAATCTCGGACGCTATGAAAGACTTTTGCGAAAAGTTGAGATAA
- a CDS encoding DapH/DapD/GlmU-related protein has translation MARLTGRPIDPGFSLFPSFYTDCGKNPFIGKNVFFNSGCRFQDQGGIVIGYGVLIGHNVVLATINHDLDPARRGNNFPAPIRIGKNVWIGAGAVVLPGVTIGDGAVVAAGAVATKNVPEMTVVGGVPAQVLKQIHCKEEYS, from the coding sequence ATGGCTCGGCTGACCGGCAGGCCGATCGATCCCGGCTTCAGCCTGTTCCCGTCATTTTATACGGATTGCGGCAAGAACCCTTTTATAGGAAAGAACGTGTTTTTCAATTCAGGCTGCCGCTTTCAAGATCAGGGTGGAATCGTCATTGGTTATGGCGTTTTGATCGGACATAATGTGGTGCTGGCTACCATCAATCACGATCTTGACCCCGCCCGGCGGGGCAACAACTTCCCGGCGCCCATTCGCATTGGGAAAAACGTTTGGATTGGGGCTGGAGCCGTCGTCCTCCCCGGTGTGACGATTGGGGACGGAGCAGTGGTGGCTGCCGGGGCGGTGGCGACGAAGAACGTGCCGGAAATGACTGTTGTGGGAGGCGTTCCAGCGCAGGTACTTAAACAAATCCACTGTAAGGAGGAGTATTCTTGA
- a CDS encoding flavodoxin: MKRLWTILLAIVLATTIACGAASETEPQDNSAVKLAATSSAGGKAEFSDVTDDAGYAQAIAYCCKHGIMGGTSDTTFSPDSPMTRAMLAVVLYRMADSPEIGSAPGFTDTAADTWYSDAVVWASESGIISGYDNGVFGVNDAVTREQMATILWRYENSPSTIKKTVEFSDANTISEWAQEAVSWAGASGIIRGKSGNRFDPKTNVTRAEAAMMLYRWLDGDVSSKSRVLVAYFSATGTTRPLAKYAAEALNSDLYEIVPEIPYTDADLAYYTNGRADQEQEDSAARPAIAGGVEDMEQYDVVLLGYPIWHGQAPKIISTFLESYDFSGKTIVPFCTSHSSGIGSSDTNLHGLASDANWLSGRRFAGGTSRSMIEEWIGGLDLPKAEAGAENIRTFDFSTKTVTLNSGYEMPINGLGTYSLHGETCINSVKSALKSGVRLIDTASAYGNEEEVGQAIRESIEEGIIQRGEVFVITKIYPGSEMADPETSIQACLDRLNIGYVDMMLLHHPDGNDVKAYKTMERFVADGKIRSIGLSNWYVEELTEFLPRLDTVPALVQNEIHPYYQENDVIPFIQDLGIVVQGWYPLGGRGHTTELLRDPVISAIAEVHGVSSAQVILRWNLQKGVVVIPGSSNPDHIQENTELYHFSLTGEEMAQIKALDRGEKHDWY; encoded by the coding sequence TTGAAACGATTATGGACTATCCTGCTGGCAATCGTGCTGGCGACAACCATCGCTTGCGGAGCTGCATCAGAAACGGAACCGCAGGATAATTCGGCGGTCAAACTTGCTGCAACATCAAGTGCCGGCGGCAAGGCTGAATTTTCCGATGTGACAGATGATGCTGGGTATGCGCAGGCCATTGCATACTGCTGTAAACACGGTATCATGGGCGGCACGTCTGACACCACATTTTCTCCGGATTCTCCAATGACACGGGCAATGCTGGCTGTCGTTCTTTATCGCATGGCGGACAGCCCAGAAATTGGAAGTGCTCCCGGCTTTACCGACACTGCCGCCGACACCTGGTACAGCGATGCCGTGGTATGGGCATCTGAAAGTGGCATTATCTCTGGCTATGACAACGGTGTTTTTGGTGTGAACGATGCGGTCACGCGGGAACAGATGGCGACGATCCTATGGCGGTATGAAAACTCACCATCCACGATCAAAAAGACAGTGGAATTTTCTGATGCCAACACGATTTCGGAGTGGGCGCAGGAAGCGGTAAGCTGGGCCGGAGCATCCGGCATCATTCGTGGAAAATCCGGAAATCGCTTTGACCCCAAGACAAACGTGACCCGTGCGGAGGCGGCTATGATGTTATATCGCTGGCTGGACGGTGATGTTTCCAGCAAATCCCGTGTGTTGGTGGCTTACTTTTCTGCCACCGGCACCACCCGGCCCTTGGCAAAGTATGCCGCAGAGGCTTTGAACTCAGACCTCTATGAGATCGTGCCGGAAATCCCTTATACGGACGCTGACTTGGCATATTACACCAATGGACGTGCAGACCAAGAGCAAGAGGACTCAGCGGCCCGTCCCGCGATTGCTGGCGGTGTCGAGGATATGGAGCAATACGATGTCGTGCTGCTGGGCTATCCGATTTGGCATGGGCAAGCCCCCAAAATCATCAGCACTTTTTTGGAAAGCTATGATTTCTCTGGGAAAACCATTGTGCCATTCTGCACTTCCCATTCCAGTGGAATCGGTTCCAGCGATACCAATCTCCACGGCTTGGCCTCCGATGCAAATTGGCTCTCCGGCAGACGATTTGCGGGCGGTACTTCGCGTAGTATGATAGAGGAATGGATCGGAGGGCTTGACTTGCCAAAAGCAGAAGCGGGTGCGGAAAATATCCGTACGTTTGACTTCAGCACAAAAACAGTGACGCTGAACAGCGGGTATGAAATGCCCATCAATGGGTTGGGGACTTACAGTCTCCATGGGGAAACTTGCATTAATTCAGTGAAGTCTGCGCTCAAAAGCGGTGTGCGGCTGATTGACACTGCCTCTGCCTATGGTAACGAGGAAGAAGTGGGGCAAGCGATTCGAGAATCCATAGAGGAAGGCATCATCCAGCGGGGAGAGGTTTTCGTCATCACAAAAATCTATCCCGGTAGCGAGATGGCCGACCCGGAGACTTCCATCCAGGCGTGTTTGGATAGACTGAACATCGGTTATGTAGATATGATGCTGCTTCACCATCCTGACGGCAACGATGTAAAGGCATATAAAACAATGGAACGGTTTGTAGCGGACGGAAAGATTCGTTCCATTGGTCTTTCTAACTGGTATGTAGAGGAACTCACCGAGTTTCTTCCTCGATTGGACACCGTTCCCGCCTTGGTGCAGAATGAGATTCACCCGTATTATCAGGAAAACGATGTGATCCCGTTTATTCAAGATTTGGGCATCGTAGTCCAGGGGTGGTATCCGCTGGGTGGACGGGGTCATACGACGGAACTGTTGAGGGACCCGGTAATTTCCGCGATTGCTGAGGTCCACGGGGTATCTTCGGCTCAAGTTATCCTTCGGTGGAACTTACAGAAAGGTGTGGTGGTCATTCCCGGCTCCAGCAATCCAGACCACATCCAGGAAAATACGGAGTTATATCACTTCTCGCTCACTGGCGAGGAGATGGCACAGATCAAAGCCCTTGATCGGGGCGAAAAGCATGATTGGTATTAG
- a CDS encoding winged helix-turn-helix domain-containing protein, giving the protein MSRSAQLRAHQIRASGAEWRTGGTLHALRSGGHGVPCLDLTRREFDLLSFLMRHAGQVLTREQLYNNVWPREAGCDTEEAVRYQVKRLRKKLGATDGDGYVETVWGVGYRFNGDNR; this is encoded by the coding sequence TTGAGCCGATCTGCACAACTGCGAGCGCATCAAATACGCGCTTCAGGAGCAGAGTGGCGAACTGGAGGCACGCTACACGCTCTCCGCAGTGGAGGCCATGGAGTACCTTGCCTGGATCTGACCCGGCGGGAGTTCGATCTGCTGTCCTTCCTGATGAGACATGCCGGACAGGTCCTGACGCGGGAGCAGCTCTACAACAACGTGTGGCCCAGAGAGGCCGGCTGTGATACCGAGGAGGCGGTCCGCTACCAGGTAAAACGGCTCCGCAAGAAGCTGGGTGCCACGGACGGCGACGGCTACGTAGAAACCGTGTGGGGCGTCGGCTACCGCTTCAATGGCGACAATAGGTAG
- a CDS encoding DUF6017 domain-containing protein: MTERVDRDRLDEVVDLLAETVCCLKKEIRIGGEDFPATTCTVTVLPLARFLPSQEPDCSVWGNDMSPSTWPLLG; the protein is encoded by the coding sequence CTGACGGAACGGGTAGACCGGGATCGTCTGGACGAGGTAGTGGACCTCCTGGCGGAAACGGTGTGCTGCCTCAAGAAGGAAATCCGCATCGGCGGCGAGGACTTCCCCGCCACGACCTGTACGGTGACGGTTCTTCCCCTGGCCCGATTCCTCCCTTCCCAGGAACCAGACTGCTCAGTGTGGGGGAATGATATGTCCCCCTCAACTTGGCCGCTGTTAGGATAG
- a CDS encoding cytidylate kinase family protein, with protein METYAITIARELGSGGSRIGRMLAQRLGFGLYDREILRLAAIDSGIGEEVFSRGDEQMTRFNLFRAVRMANDGKFVPSPPDQEDQISDENLFRYQARVIRQIADDENCVIVGRCGDYILRNHPNVLNVFVHAPLDQRIASIMEVEGIDATEAERRIRRTDKRRAEYYRFFTGLDWQDAKHYDLCLNTGKVSFETGVDMIEACLKLRFKL; from the coding sequence ATGGAAACGTATGCAATCACGATCGCGCGCGAACTGGGCAGCGGCGGCAGCCGTATCGGGCGGATGCTTGCCCAGCGCCTCGGTTTCGGCCTTTACGATCGGGAAATATTGAGGCTGGCCGCGATCGACAGCGGCATCGGGGAAGAAGTGTTCAGCCGTGGGGATGAGCAGATGACCCGCTTTAACCTGTTCCGCGCCGTGCGCATGGCTAATGACGGTAAATTTGTGCCGTCGCCGCCCGATCAGGAGGACCAGATTTCCGATGAAAACCTGTTCCGCTATCAGGCGCGCGTCATCCGGCAGATCGCGGACGACGAGAATTGCGTCATCGTCGGGCGCTGCGGGGACTACATCCTGCGCAACCATCCCAACGTGCTCAACGTCTTCGTGCACGCGCCGCTGGATCAGCGCATCGCCTCCATCATGGAGGTGGAGGGCATCGACGCCACGGAGGCGGAGCGGCGCATCCGCCGAACCGACAAGCGGCGCGCTGAATACTACCGTTTTTTTACCGGCCTTGACTGGCAGGATGCCAAGCACTACGACCTGTGCCTCAACACCGGCAAGGTTTCCTTTGAGACGGGCGTGGACATGATCGAGGCCTGCCTGAAGCTGCGCTTTAAGCTCTAA
- a CDS encoding ABC transporter transmembrane domain-containing protein, with amino-acid sequence MARNKFDVDENLESPFSFSHLKRAMKYIGKHRAYMLLALLLSALASVSSLFVPKLMEWVLDDAVPNKDVGLLLRLAGAFTGIIAVVILFTTVRSRIMAHVSQEIIYDIRKDLFSHLQKLPFSYYDSRPAGKILVRVINYVNSVSDILSNGIINVILEIINIVFIICFMYATNALLATIIVAGLPFFAAVILYLKPRQRRAWQNQSNKNSNYNAYLAESIDGVKVSQLFVRQEENMSIMRRLSEACRAAWMKAMYISNAVWFSSEIITQIVFTVMYIAGVYWMGGAMVSFGVILAMGQYVSRFWQPITNLANIYNSFINNIAYLERIFETMDEPVTVDDAPDAEPLPPITGEVRYEDVTFGYEPGVNVLEDVSFHIRPGESIALVGPTGAGKSTVVSLLCRFYNLSGGKILLADQEGAEHDIARCTLHSLRSQLGIMLQDSFIFSGTILDNIRYGRLDATDEEVEAAAKAVRAHDFIVQMDQGYHTVVGERGGSLSQGQKQLIAFARTLLCDPRILILDEATSSIDTKTERLLQEGIQTLLKGRTSFIIAHRLSTIKNCDKIFYISDKGILEAGSHDELMARGGLYYALYTAQIQQPA; translated from the coding sequence ATGGCGCGCAATAAGTTTGACGTCGACGAAAATCTGGAATCGCCGTTCAGTTTTTCCCATCTGAAGCGCGCGATGAAGTACATCGGCAAGCACCGCGCCTACATGCTGCTCGCGCTCCTGCTCAGCGCCCTGGCCAGCGTATCCAGCCTTTTTGTGCCCAAGCTGATGGAATGGGTGCTGGACGACGCGGTGCCCAACAAGGACGTCGGGCTGCTGCTTCGCCTTGCGGGCGCGTTTACCGGCATCATCGCCGTCGTCATCCTCTTCACGACCGTGCGCTCGCGCATCATGGCGCACGTGAGCCAGGAGATCATCTACGACATCCGCAAGGACCTGTTCAGCCACCTGCAAAAGCTGCCCTTCAGCTATTACGACAGCCGCCCGGCAGGTAAAATTCTGGTGCGCGTCATCAACTACGTAAACTCGGTGAGCGACATCCTCTCCAACGGCATCATCAACGTGATCCTGGAGATCATCAACATCGTGTTTATCATCTGCTTCATGTACGCGACCAACGCCTTGCTCGCCACCATCATCGTAGCCGGACTGCCCTTCTTCGCCGCGGTCATCCTCTACCTCAAGCCGCGCCAGCGCCGGGCCTGGCAAAACCAGTCCAACAAGAACTCGAACTACAACGCCTACCTCGCAGAGAGCATCGACGGCGTCAAGGTTTCCCAGCTCTTCGTCCGCCAGGAGGAAAACATGTCCATCATGCGCAGGCTTTCCGAGGCCTGCCGCGCGGCCTGGATGAAGGCGATGTACATCAGCAACGCCGTATGGTTTTCCTCCGAGATCATCACGCAGATCGTCTTCACCGTGATGTACATCGCGGGCGTCTACTGGATGGGCGGGGCGATGGTTTCCTTCGGCGTCATCCTGGCGATGGGCCAGTACGTCAGCCGCTTCTGGCAGCCGATCACGAACCTGGCGAACATCTACAACTCCTTTATCAACAACATCGCCTATCTGGAGCGCATCTTTGAGACGATGGACGAACCCGTCACCGTGGACGACGCACCGGATGCTGAGCCCCTGCCGCCCATCACCGGCGAGGTGCGCTACGAGGACGTCACCTTCGGTTATGAGCCCGGCGTCAACGTGCTGGAAGACGTCAGCTTCCACATCCGCCCCGGCGAATCCATCGCTTTGGTGGGCCCGACCGGCGCGGGCAAAAGCACCGTCGTCAGCCTGCTCTGCCGCTTTTACAACCTCAGCGGCGGCAAAATCCTGCTCGCAGATCAGGAAGGCGCAGAGCACGACATCGCGCGCTGTACGCTGCATTCGCTGCGCAGTCAGCTCGGCATCATGCTGCAGGACAGCTTCATCTTCAGCGGCACGATTCTGGACAACATCCGCTACGGCAGGCTGGACGCGACGGACGAGGAGGTCGAGGCCGCGGCGAAGGCCGTGCGCGCGCACGACTTCATCGTGCAGATGGATCAAGGCTATCATACGGTGGTCGGAGAACGCGGCGGCAGCCTCAGCCAGGGACAAAAGCAGCTCATCGCCTTTGCGCGGACGCTCCTGTGTGACCCGCGCATCCTGATTCTGGACGAGGCGACCTCTTCCATCGACACGAAGACCGAGCGCCTGCTGCAGGAGGGCATTCAGACCCTTTTGAAGGGCCGCACCTCCTTCATCATCGCGCACCGTCTGTCCACGATCAAAAACTGCGACAAGATTTTCTACATCAGCGACAAGGGCATCCTGGAAGCTGGAAGTCACGACGAGCTCATGGCGCGCGGCGGGCTCTATTACGCGCTCTATACCGCGCAGATTCAGCAGCCCGCTTAA
- a CDS encoding ABC transporter transmembrane domain-containing protein: MYQCKWLFGIMDKRYHKRHLLALLISAVTSVMLLINPALTSKLVDQVIVAQNPEPLLGLLMAMLGFKVLRECLRYYMVVSLETTSQNTLFNLRQRLFEKLQYQDMHFFGRYRTGDLMTRLTADMDWCRHFLSFMDYQVVDCVFMFVSTLIYFFIVSWKLTLALFLVTPLLMLITKLYSSRVRPKFMDMRERLSEMNTAAQENIAGTRVVKAFAREDYERERFDARSSAFRDANLDINKMWLSFYPFIELLANLMTLITLFLGGFFIIQGELTPGELTIFTSLSWALSNPMRNLGNLINDLQRFTTSADKVMEVYFSKPGIQNKPAVQDRPAVQGGVTFNHVGLSFGKVPVLRDVSFHVDPGQTLAIMGPTGSGKTTLIQLLSRFYDASSGSVLVDGVNVKDWKLDQLRRAIGTATQDVFLFSDTVEGNVAFGNQELTLDEVKAFARYADADGFVEKMPEGYDTIVGERGVGLSGGQRQRIALARALAMRPAILVMDDTTSAVDMETERYIQEQLRNLPYACTKIIIAQRISSVRDADLILVLKDGEIVQRGTHEELSRQPGYYYETYALQNDLPADALAQERGIC; the protein is encoded by the coding sequence GTGTACCAATGCAAATGGCTCTTCGGAATCATGGACAAGCGGTACCACAAGCGGCATCTGCTCGCGCTTCTGATCTCGGCCGTGACGAGCGTCATGTTGCTCATCAATCCCGCGCTGACCTCGAAGCTCGTGGACCAGGTCATCGTAGCCCAAAATCCGGAGCCGCTGCTGGGGCTGCTCATGGCAATGCTGGGCTTCAAGGTCCTTCGGGAGTGCCTGCGCTATTACATGGTCGTATCGCTTGAGACGACCTCGCAGAACACGCTGTTCAACCTGCGCCAAAGGCTGTTTGAAAAGCTGCAGTATCAAGACATGCATTTCTTCGGCCGCTACCGCACCGGCGACCTGATGACCCGCCTCACCGCGGACATGGACTGGTGCCGTCACTTTCTTTCCTTCATGGACTATCAGGTCGTGGACTGCGTCTTCATGTTCGTCTCCACCCTGATCTATTTCTTCATCGTGAGCTGGAAGCTGACGCTCGCGCTCTTTCTCGTCACGCCCCTGCTCATGCTCATCACCAAGCTGTACTCCAGCCGCGTGCGGCCGAAGTTCATGGACATGCGCGAGCGCCTTTCCGAGATGAACACCGCCGCGCAGGAGAACATCGCCGGCACGCGCGTCGTCAAGGCCTTCGCCCGCGAGGACTATGAAAGGGAGCGCTTTGACGCGCGCAGCAGCGCTTTTCGCGACGCGAACCTCGACATCAACAAGATGTGGCTCTCCTTTTACCCGTTCATCGAACTGCTCGCCAACCTCATGACGCTCATCACGCTGTTTCTGGGCGGATTCTTCATCATCCAGGGAGAGCTGACGCCCGGCGAGCTCACGATCTTCACCAGCCTGAGCTGGGCGCTCTCCAACCCCATGCGCAACCTGGGCAACCTCATCAACGACCTGCAGCGCTTCACCACCAGCGCGGACAAGGTCATGGAGGTTTACTTCTCAAAACCCGGCATTCAGAATAAGCCCGCCGTTCAAGACCGCCCTGCGGTGCAGGGGGGCGTGACGTTTAACCACGTCGGCCTCTCCTTTGGCAAGGTACCGGTCTTAAGGGACGTCAGCTTTCACGTAGACCCTGGCCAGACGCTGGCGATCATGGGGCCCACGGGCTCCGGCAAGACGACGCTCATACAGCTCCTGAGCCGCTTTTACGACGCGAGCAGCGGAAGCGTGCTCGTGGATGGGGTGAACGTAAAGGACTGGAAGCTCGACCAGCTCCGCCGGGCCATCGGCACCGCCACGCAGGACGTCTTCCTCTTTTCCGACACGGTGGAAGGCAACGTCGCCTTTGGCAATCAGGAGCTCACGCTGGACGAGGTCAAGGCCTTCGCCCGCTATGCCGACGCGGACGGGTTCGTGGAAAAAATGCCCGAAGGCTATGACACGATCGTCGGCGAGCGCGGTGTGGGGCTGTCGGGCGGCCAGCGTCAGCGCATTGCGCTGGCCCGCGCGCTGGCGATGCGGCCCGCGATCCTCGTCATGGACGACACCACCTCCGCCGTGGACATGGAGACGGAGCGCTATATTCAGGAGCAGCTGCGAAACCTCCCCTATGCCTGTACCAAGATCATCATCGCACAGCGCATCTCCTCTGTGCGTGACGCCGATTTGATTCTCGTCCTCAAGGACGGCGAAATCGTGCAGCGCGGCACGCACGAGGAGCTCTCGCGACAGCCAGGCTACTACTACGAAACCTACGCGCTGCAAAACGACCTGCCGGCGGACGCGCTGGCCCAGGAAAGGGGGATCTGCTGA
- a CDS encoding TIGR02453 family protein, whose product MCDHQILPFLIALKENNSLEWMHQNKAWQREAASQFEALLQGIVSDLAKSEPALASLNAKDLVFRMNRDTRFGRDKSPYTPAFRAHISPAGRAPVPVGYYLCIAPGASFLGGGLFASMFQDATRRIRDAICADGAEFEAILKTPDFARRFTLSGERLKNVPRGYDAAHPQAEYLKFKSWYIEAPISDEALCDLHAFREQAVQGFLCMRPFNAFLNGALDGFQMPERPSR is encoded by the coding sequence ATGTGCGATCATCAGATCCTTCCCTTTTTAATTGCCCTTAAGGAAAACAACAGCCTCGAATGGATGCATCAAAACAAGGCGTGGCAGCGCGAGGCCGCTTCGCAATTTGAGGCGCTGCTCCAAGGCATCGTCAGCGATCTCGCGAAGAGCGAACCGGCCCTTGCCTCGCTGAACGCCAAGGATCTCGTCTTCCGCATGAACCGCGATACCCGCTTTGGGCGCGACAAGTCGCCCTACACGCCCGCCTTTCGGGCGCATATCTCCCCCGCGGGCCGCGCGCCGGTGCCGGTCGGGTATTACCTGTGCATTGCGCCCGGCGCGAGCTTTCTGGGCGGCGGGCTCTTCGCCTCCATGTTTCAGGACGCGACGCGGCGCATCCGGGACGCCATCTGCGCAGACGGGGCCGAATTCGAGGCGATTTTGAAAACGCCCGATTTTGCGCGGCGCTTCACGCTTTCGGGCGAGCGGCTGAAGAACGTGCCGCGCGGCTACGACGCCGCGCACCCGCAGGCCGAGTACCTGAAGTTTAAAAGCTGGTACATCGAAGCTCCCATAAGCGACGAAGCCCTGTGCGACCTACACGCCTTCCGGGAACAGGCGGTGCAGGGTTTCCTCTGCATGCGCCCCTTTAACGCCTTTTTGAACGGCGCGCTGGACGGTTTTCAAATGCCGGAGCGCCCCTCCAGATAA